In Desulfosoma caldarium, the following are encoded in one genomic region:
- a CDS encoding DsbC family protein, translating into MHFKTAWAIFITSVSAFLVFGSPGPEASSAVSCPDIAVVQERLSNAFQGRNVTAKAIEPSPVSGLCQVHVRVNEKSQILYTDPSGRYLILGQILDAQEKKNLTRARLEEFNRLTAQDKEALDDLVAFTLGPATAPHTVYFVTDPQCPYCKRAETTLEAMASEGVLQVRYVLYPLPMHPGARESCIALVCDKKGHDDFKKNYKSDNQCPEGTNKIDATMKFMQAHGINGTPTYIFSDGTFRSGVMDRSALENKLKAQ; encoded by the coding sequence ATGCATTTCAAGACAGCCTGGGCGATTTTTATCACAAGCGTATCCGCGTTTCTCGTCTTTGGATCCCCTGGGCCCGAGGCCTCCTCGGCCGTGTCCTGCCCCGACATCGCCGTGGTTCAAGAAAGGCTCTCTAACGCTTTTCAAGGGCGAAATGTTACGGCTAAAGCCATTGAACCGTCGCCTGTTTCGGGTCTTTGCCAGGTTCATGTGAGGGTGAACGAAAAAAGTCAGATCCTTTACACGGATCCTTCCGGCCGCTATCTCATTTTGGGACAAATCCTTGACGCTCAGGAAAAGAAAAACCTGACGCGAGCCCGTCTGGAGGAATTCAATCGACTGACGGCACAGGACAAAGAGGCCTTAGACGATCTGGTGGCCTTTACACTGGGACCCGCCACAGCGCCCCACACGGTCTATTTCGTCACGGATCCTCAGTGCCCCTATTGCAAGCGAGCCGAAACCACTCTGGAAGCCATGGCCTCGGAAGGTGTACTTCAAGTGCGCTATGTGCTCTATCCCCTGCCTATGCACCCGGGAGCCCGCGAATCCTGCATCGCGCTTGTCTGTGATAAGAAAGGGCATGACGATTTCAAGAAAAACTACAAATCGGACAATCAGTGTCCGGAAGGAACGAACAAGATCGATGCCACCATGAAGTTCATGCAAGCCCATGGCATCAATGGAACGCCCACCTACATTTTTTCCGACGGCACTTTTCGTTCGGGCGTGATGGATCGTTCAGCCCTGGAAAACAAATTGAAAGCCCAATAG
- a CDS encoding STT3 domain-containing protein — translation MTVVALGFWVRFAPYGAWKQHPERCFVQGDPLPTTFDAPYYMRLARDVVEGTYARQDLQRAVPDGVNRPWPAPLLSLLTAGIHQLSGVSIPWIALVLPPILGALLALCLYVPARALMGPLGAVIACAALVFSPFVVHRTNLGRFDTDSLNVGLPLLAIGCLMAWVQARRRAPLWFAAAVGSVVLHAWWWDQSPQTPFLLAAIPMGTALAMRFRSGDRQSLWVAVALLMACAGAVFLLKGATPFWQAAERAWGQLTYMLVKQAPADFPNIGLSISEQVRPTFEEVGRSVAGHSVVLGIAAIGLLWLLIRQPRALFFFAPFLVLGFGGVFFAQRLAIFTAPLVGLGLGTLVDRLQHQLGSFRLARVAFAGPLVVGAVMLLPAFVKVAQTVRWPSESAPVVQGMVEASRRTPKNAVLWAWWDHGYHIQYWGRRGTLADGEIHGGDLVVPLAIPLVSSDDNFAADFMIFFSTRGLAGMHAFFQANNLNAAQGLAALKTMLSAGPDRCEAKAQELGLQRIPQEDSWRAFFFPDPPRPVYLFLDQLLLKTAYWWYWFGTWNPATRDGVHPAYRPLYPVAVWSDGPNRQPRTAGVHLQRGELHLGDRIIPLGTLGLIGPNGTRTLFRYRFEGGPHLDVHRAAGFGVLMKGAPIAESLFHRLFFVNAPPSSGRFRRIAHRPFVYQLWEVLPASLEGTRPKPKRPSP, via the coding sequence ATGACGGTCGTGGCCCTCGGGTTTTGGGTGCGGTTCGCTCCCTACGGCGCCTGGAAACAGCATCCGGAACGGTGTTTCGTGCAGGGGGATCCCCTTCCCACCACCTTTGACGCCCCCTACTACATGCGCCTGGCTCGGGATGTGGTGGAAGGCACCTATGCGCGTCAGGACCTTCAGCGCGCCGTGCCAGACGGGGTGAATCGACCTTGGCCGGCCCCGCTTCTAAGTCTGCTCACGGCAGGCATACATCAGCTCAGCGGGGTTTCCATACCCTGGATCGCTCTGGTGCTCCCGCCGATTCTGGGGGCTCTTTTGGCCCTATGCCTTTACGTACCCGCACGCGCGCTCATGGGCCCTTTGGGTGCCGTGATCGCATGCGCCGCCTTGGTTTTCTCTCCTTTCGTGGTGCACCGCACCAACCTGGGCCGTTTTGATACGGACAGTCTTAACGTGGGACTGCCCTTGCTGGCCATCGGCTGTCTTATGGCCTGGGTCCAGGCACGGCGTCGCGCGCCTCTGTGGTTCGCGGCCGCCGTGGGGTCGGTTGTGCTTCACGCTTGGTGGTGGGATCAGAGTCCTCAAACGCCGTTTCTCCTGGCCGCTATTCCCATGGGCACAGCCCTTGCCATGCGCTTTCGGTCCGGGGATCGTCAATCCTTATGGGTTGCTGTGGCCCTACTTATGGCTTGTGCCGGCGCGGTTTTTCTCCTGAAGGGAGCCACCCCATTTTGGCAGGCGGCTGAGCGGGCCTGGGGACAGCTCACGTACATGCTGGTCAAGCAAGCCCCGGCAGATTTTCCCAACATCGGCCTATCCATAAGTGAGCAGGTGCGACCGACCTTTGAGGAAGTGGGCCGCAGTGTGGCCGGCCATTCAGTGGTTTTGGGCATCGCAGCCATCGGCCTTCTTTGGCTTTTGATTCGTCAGCCAAGAGCTCTTTTCTTTTTTGCCCCCTTCCTCGTTCTGGGCTTCGGTGGCGTTTTCTTTGCGCAGCGCCTTGCCATCTTCACTGCACCTCTGGTTGGCCTTGGCCTGGGCACTCTCGTGGATCGATTGCAGCACCAACTGGGTTCTTTTCGGCTCGCCCGCGTTGCTTTTGCCGGGCCTTTGGTCGTGGGCGCTGTGATGCTCCTTCCGGCCTTTGTCAAGGTAGCGCAGACCGTGCGGTGGCCCTCGGAAAGTGCGCCGGTGGTGCAGGGCATGGTGGAAGCGTCCCGGCGCACCCCGAAAAATGCCGTGCTCTGGGCCTGGTGGGACCACGGCTACCACATTCAGTATTGGGGGCGCCGTGGCACGCTGGCCGACGGTGAAATCCACGGCGGCGACCTGGTGGTGCCTTTGGCCATTCCCCTGGTAAGCTCCGATGATAATTTTGCTGCGGATTTTATGATCTTTTTCAGCACTCGAGGCTTAGCAGGCATGCATGCCTTTTTCCAGGCCAACAACCTCAATGCGGCCCAAGGCCTTGCGGCGCTGAAAACGATGCTCTCGGCAGGGCCCGACCGGTGTGAAGCGAAGGCTCAGGAACTGGGGCTTCAGCGCATTCCTCAAGAAGACTCATGGCGTGCGTTTTTCTTTCCCGACCCGCCGCGCCCCGTGTATCTCTTCCTGGACCAGCTGCTTTTGAAAACAGCTTACTGGTGGTACTGGTTTGGCACCTGGAATCCGGCCACAAGAGACGGCGTGCATCCTGCCTATCGCCCGCTCTACCCCGTCGCCGTGTGGTCCGATGGACCAAACCGACAACCTCGCACCGCTGGGGTGCATCTTCAGCGAGGTGAGCTCCATCTGGGCGATCGCATCATCCCCTTGGGGACTCTGGGCCTCATCGGCCCGAACGGCACACGAACGCTCTTTCGTTATCGCTTTGAAGGCGGGCCGCATTTGGATGTGCATCGAGCCGCCGGCTTTGGCGTGCTCATGAAAGGGGCGCCCATTGCGGAATCCCTCTTTCACCGTCTGTTTTTTGTCAATGCCCCGCCATCCAGCGGCCGCTTTCGCCGCATTGCGCATCGCCCCTTCGTGTACCAACTTTGGGAGGTTCTTCCGGCTTCGCTCGAAGGAACACGCCCCAAGCCCAAACGGCCTTCACCCTGA